CGCCGTCCCGCTCGATCCGGCGGTGGACCTCCGCGAGCTGCGGCCGGTACCGCTCGACCGAGAAGCCCGGCACCGTCCAGACCACCTTGCGCAGGAAGTGCACGACCGCGCCGACGTCGGAGAACTCCACCCGGCACCGCCGGACCCGGAGGTCGACCACCTGCAGGCCGGCGGCCCGGGCGGCCGCGGCGGCCAGTTCGGCGGTGGGCTGGTCGGGGCCGGGCCGGGGACCCAGCAGCGCGTCGGCCAGCACCCGGTGGGTGCCCGAGCCGATGCCCTGGCACAGGTGGGTGCCGCCGGGGGAGAGGACGCGGGTGATCTCGTCCCAGCGCTGGACGGTGGGGTGTCGGCTGCTGACCAGGTCGAAGGCGGCGTCGGGGAAGGGGAACGGGCCGTCGTCCGCCGCCTCGGCCACCTCGGCGCCCCACGCCGCCAGGCGCAGCCGGGCCAGGGCGAGGTTCGGTGACCACGACTCCGTGGCCGCCACGCGCCCGGGGGGCCGTGCGGGCCGGGCCAGCGCCCCGGCGTACACCTCGCCGCCGCCGGTCTGCAGGTCCAGCGACCGCGAGGCGTGCCCCAGCCGGTCGGCCAGGAGGCCGGCGTAGCCCCAGGGCGGTCGCTCCTCGGTCGCCCGGCCGCTGAACCAGGAGAAGTCCCATCCCTCGGTCGGCACGGCTTCGCCCTCGGCGACGAGCTCCTCGAACGTGCGCACCGCACCAGGGTGACCGTCCGTCGACGAGTCGACGAGCGGATTCGTCGACATGGGGACCGGGGCGAATGACACTGGTGTCATCCGGTCGGCCAGGGGGCAG
The Modestobacter marinus DNA segment above includes these coding regions:
- a CDS encoding methyltransferase domain-containing protein → MRTFEELVAEGEAVPTEGWDFSWFSGRATEERPPWGYAGLLADRLGHASRSLDLQTGGGEVYAGALARPARPPGRVAATESWSPNLALARLRLAAWGAEVAEAADDGPFPFPDAAFDLVSSRHPTVQRWDEITRVLSPGGTHLCQGIGSGTHRVLADALLGPRPGPDQPTAELAAAAARAAGLQVVDLRVRRCRVEFSDVGAVVHFLRKVVWTVPGFSVERYRPQLAEVHRRIERDGVFVSWSQRYLIEARRPD